From the Priestia koreensis genome, one window contains:
- the aceB gene encoding malate synthase A — MSNQTSHLKTPYTTVLTSESLQFLTDLHREFNERRKQLLHKRIIRQQQLDQGIKPTFLDETAHIRNSEWTVAPLPKDLLDRRVEITGPVDRKMVINALNSGAKVFMADFEDSTSPTWDNVMQGQINLRDAVNRTIQFEGDNGKKYELGSTVATLMVRPRGWHLEEKHLQIDGENMSGSLVDFGLYFFHNAKMLLENGSGPYFYLPKLENHLEARLWNDVFLYAQEYMGIPSGTIKATVLLETILAAFEMDEILYELKEHSAGLNCGRWDYIFSYLKKLRNYDTSILPDRSLVTMTSPFMRAYSLLVIQTCHRRGVHAMGGMAAQIPIKGDEEANKAAFEKVRLDKEREAKDGHDGTWVAHPGLVSVAMDVFNEHMKDDNQIARPLMEMEVSQEDLLLAPKGPITEQGIRMNINAAIQYIESWLSGRGAAPIFHLMEDAATAEISRAQIWQWIHHPAGKTDENRKVTLQWVRELQMEELEKIKQLVGEERFKNGRFEEAARLFEDLVGSNEFAEFLTLKAYEILEA, encoded by the coding sequence ATTTCCAATCAAACAAGTCATCTCAAAACACCCTACACCACGGTTTTAACTTCAGAGTCTCTTCAATTTCTAACGGATCTTCATCGTGAGTTTAATGAAAGACGAAAGCAGCTTCTGCACAAGCGGATCATCCGCCAACAGCAACTTGATCAAGGAATAAAGCCAACATTTTTAGATGAAACGGCTCATATTCGAAATAGCGAATGGACTGTTGCACCATTGCCCAAGGATTTATTGGACCGAAGAGTAGAAATTACCGGTCCTGTTGATCGAAAAATGGTCATTAATGCCTTAAATTCAGGGGCAAAGGTTTTTATGGCAGACTTTGAGGATTCGACTTCTCCGACGTGGGACAATGTCATGCAGGGACAAATAAATCTTCGTGATGCGGTCAATCGAACGATACAGTTTGAGGGAGATAACGGAAAGAAATATGAGCTAGGAAGTACGGTAGCGACGCTAATGGTTCGTCCACGGGGATGGCATCTAGAGGAAAAGCATTTACAGATTGATGGGGAGAACATGTCAGGAAGTTTGGTGGATTTTGGTCTTTATTTTTTTCATAATGCAAAAATGCTACTTGAAAATGGATCTGGACCTTACTTTTACTTGCCAAAGCTTGAAAATCATTTAGAAGCTCGGTTATGGAATGATGTGTTTTTATATGCTCAAGAGTACATGGGAATTCCAAGCGGAACGATTAAAGCGACGGTGCTGCTTGAGACAATTCTTGCGGCATTTGAGATGGACGAAATTTTATATGAGCTAAAGGAACATTCGGCCGGTCTTAACTGTGGCCGGTGGGATTATATTTTCAGTTACTTAAAAAAGCTTCGTAACTACGACACTAGTATTCTACCTGATCGCTCGCTCGTGACGATGACGTCTCCTTTTATGAGAGCGTATTCACTTCTTGTTATTCAAACGTGTCACCGTAGAGGGGTTCATGCAATGGGAGGGATGGCTGCGCAAATTCCGATTAAAGGAGACGAAGAAGCAAACAAAGCAGCCTTTGAGAAGGTGCGTCTTGATAAAGAGCGAGAAGCAAAAGACGGACATGACGGGACGTGGGTCGCTCACCCTGGGCTAGTATCTGTAGCAATGGATGTATTCAATGAGCATATGAAAGATGACAATCAAATTGCTCGTCCACTGATGGAGATGGAAGTGTCACAAGAAGATTTACTTTTAGCACCAAAGGGACCGATTACGGAACAAGGAATTCGTATGAATATTAACGCAGCCATTCAATATATTGAATCTTGGCTTAGCGGTCGCGGTGCAGCACCCATTTTTCATTTAATGGAGGATGCGGCAACAGCAGAAATTTCGCGTGCGCAAATTTGGCAGTGGATTCATCATCCAGCGGGAAAAACGGATGAGAATCGTAAGGTAACTCTTCAGTGGGTGAGGGAACTTCAAATGGAAGAACTAGAAAAAATTAAGCAATTAGTAGGGGAAGAACGCTTTAAAAACGGACGTTTCGAGGAAGCCGCCAGACTGTTTGAGGACCTTGTTGGGTCCAACGAATTTGCGGAATTTCTAACATTAAAAGCGTACGAGATTCTAGAAGCATAA
- a CDS encoding enoyl-CoA hydratase-related protein has protein sequence MKTVQYSSQNHVGTITLNRPDALNAFNYQMLSELEEIVEGIRINPDVRVVVIQAAGEKAFSVGADLKERKTLTIDQVKRNVYKIGEVFAKVEQLPQPTIAVLNGYAFGGGMELALACDFRIAADHATVGLTETSLAIIPGAGGTQRLPRLIGESKALELILTAKRVTAVEGDQYGLFTRVVPAGQLEGTIQEFVGAILRNGPVALQQAKFAVKEGMKVDLQTGLHIERKAYELTIPTEDRLEALQAFSEKRPPVFKGK, from the coding sequence ATGAAAACAGTTCAGTACTCGAGTCAAAATCATGTAGGAACGATAACATTAAACCGACCAGATGCTTTAAATGCGTTTAATTACCAGATGTTAAGCGAGCTTGAAGAAATTGTAGAAGGAATTCGAATTAACCCGGACGTACGTGTCGTGGTCATTCAAGCGGCGGGCGAAAAAGCTTTTAGCGTAGGAGCTGATTTAAAAGAGCGAAAAACGTTAACCATTGACCAAGTAAAAAGAAATGTTTATAAAATTGGTGAAGTGTTTGCGAAAGTAGAACAGCTCCCACAGCCAACGATTGCTGTGTTAAATGGGTATGCTTTTGGTGGTGGCATGGAGCTTGCGCTAGCCTGTGATTTTCGAATTGCAGCTGATCATGCAACGGTTGGACTTACAGAAACGAGTTTGGCAATCATTCCAGGTGCAGGGGGGACGCAGCGCCTTCCACGCCTCATTGGTGAGTCAAAAGCGCTAGAGCTCATTTTGACGGCAAAGAGAGTGACGGCTGTTGAAGGTGATCAATATGGCTTGTTTACTCGAGTTGTACCTGCTGGGCAGTTGGAAGGAACCATTCAAGAATTTGTTGGAGCCATACTCCGAAATGGTCCAGTGGCACTTCAGCAAGCAAAATTTGCGGTTAAGGAAGGAATGAAAGTTGATCTTCAAACGGGTCTTCACATTGAACGGAAAGCGTATGAGCTTACGATCCCAACGGAAGACCGACTAGAAGCACTTCAAGCATTCTCTGAAAAAAGACCGCCTGTGTTCAAAGGGAAATAG
- a CDS encoding M48 family metallopeptidase: protein MRKIVGWTMIGFLIYIALACVYIFYMNDSILPKKWIGTSADPQTFMNARELMITDEYSKLRDVLFFISLPYDWIIFLLVLAFGLSKRFSYWAKDISKNLFFQTVIYVFWLSIVSLVLSFPLNFIKYQISKNYRITTQPFEGWMKDQFINFWLQYALMTLVVCVVYLLMRRFKKRWWLFAWLLSVPFTLFITFIQPVVIDPLYNQFYPLKDKVLEEKILTLADQAHIPTDHVYEVNMSEKTNALNAYVTGIGSNSRIVLWDTTLHQLKDKEILFIMAHEMGHYVMKHVYIGIAGYLLLSLVGFYIISKVAEKVVHKWKEPLKISSLTDLSSLPVLLLTFSLLAFTVSPLTNAVSRYQEHKADEYAIHLTHDKKAAVSSFQKLTKAGLSQVDPPFLVKVFRYNHPTMLERITYIEKQ from the coding sequence ATGAGGAAAATTGTAGGGTGGACAATGATTGGTTTTTTAATTTACATAGCATTAGCATGCGTCTATATCTTTTATATGAATGACAGCATTCTTCCAAAGAAATGGATAGGCACGAGTGCAGATCCTCAAACCTTCATGAATGCCAGAGAATTGATGATTACAGATGAATATTCAAAGCTAAGAGACGTGCTCTTCTTTATTTCCCTTCCATACGATTGGATTATCTTTTTACTCGTCCTAGCTTTTGGTTTGTCGAAAAGATTTAGCTACTGGGCGAAGGACATTAGCAAAAATTTATTTTTTCAAACGGTCATTTATGTCTTTTGGCTATCGATTGTCAGTCTCGTTTTATCGTTTCCACTTAACTTTATTAAATATCAAATTTCAAAAAATTATCGCATTACAACCCAGCCATTTGAAGGGTGGATGAAAGATCAGTTCATTAACTTTTGGCTTCAATATGCGCTGATGACGTTAGTGGTTTGCGTCGTGTACTTGTTGATGAGACGCTTTAAAAAGCGCTGGTGGCTGTTTGCATGGCTTTTATCCGTTCCATTTACGTTGTTTATTACCTTTATACAGCCTGTCGTCATCGATCCGCTTTATAATCAATTTTACCCCCTGAAGGATAAAGTACTAGAGGAAAAGATTTTAACACTAGCGGATCAAGCCCATATTCCGACCGATCATGTGTATGAAGTAAACATGTCTGAGAAAACCAATGCCTTAAATGCTTATGTCACAGGAATTGGCTCTAATTCTCGAATTGTCCTTTGGGATACAACGCTTCATCAGCTAAAGGATAAAGAAATTCTTTTTATTATGGCTCATGAAATGGGACATTACGTCATGAAGCATGTGTACATTGGAATTGCTGGGTATTTGCTGTTATCACTTGTTGGGTTTTACATCATTAGTAAAGTTGCTGAGAAGGTCGTACATAAATGGAAAGAGCCATTGAAAATATCGTCCTTAACGGATTTATCTTCTCTGCCTGTCTTGCTGCTCACTTTTTCGCTTTTAGCATTTACGGTGAGCCCATTAACGAATGCAGTTTCAAGATATCAAGAACATAAAGCTGATGAATATGCTATTCACTTGACGCATGATAAAAAGGCAGCCGTTTCCTCTTTTCAAAAGCTAACAAAAGCAGGGTTAAGTCAAGTAGACCCTCCTTTCTTAGTAAAAGTGTTTCGCTATAACCATCCAACCATGTTAGAACGCATTACGTATATTGAAAAACAGTAA